From a region of the Thermoanaerobaculia bacterium genome:
- a CDS encoding ubiquinol-cytochrome c reductase iron-sulfur subunit — MASEIPVAARAETRRGFLATFIGAAATLFSGALAAIAARFLGGARPSRPAPVAIGPADLFAGAGPVEAVLAWSQPDAYRFEKRRERIFVIRDATGLAALSSTCSHLGCSVRWDAASRLFRCPCHGGTYRPDGSVAGGPPPAALARLPIEIRAGQVFVSPLERA, encoded by the coding sequence GGAGACGCGCCGGGGGTTCCTGGCGACCTTCATCGGCGCCGCGGCGACGCTGTTTTCGGGCGCCCTCGCGGCGATCGCCGCCCGCTTCCTCGGCGGCGCGCGCCCGTCCCGGCCGGCGCCCGTGGCGATCGGCCCGGCCGACCTCTTCGCCGGGGCGGGTCCGGTGGAGGCGGTCCTCGCGTGGTCGCAGCCGGATGCCTACCGGTTCGAGAAGCGCCGCGAGCGGATCTTCGTCATTCGGGACGCGACCGGTCTCGCCGCGCTGTCTTCCACCTGCAGCCATCTCGGATGCTCGGTCCGATGGGACGCCGCCTCGCGTCTCTTCCGGTGCCCGTGTCACGGGGGAACCTACCGGCCCGACGGGAGCGTCGCCGGCGGTCCCCCGCCCGCCGCGCTCGCGCGTCTGCCGATCGAGATCCGCGCCGGACAGGTCTTCGTGTCTCCTCTCGAGCGCGCATGA